CCGGCGTGGCGCTGATCTGGCTGGCGATGCGTCGCCGGCGCGAGGCGGCCAGCGCCTGAGCCGGGCAGCGGGGGCGGCCCGCGTTCAGCTCTGCATCTTGCCGATGGTGCTGCGCAGGCGGTGGTGGGCGAGGGCGAAGAAGAGTGTGCCGATGGCTGCCACCATCAGGAATTCCGGCCACACGACGTCGATGCCGGCGCCTCGGAACAGCACGCCCTGTGCGAGGCTGACGAAGTGGGTGGTCGGCGTCAGCGACATCAGCCCGCTGACGACGTCGGGCATGCTCTCGCGCGGCGTCAGTGCGCCGGACAGGATCTGCAGCGGCAGCAGCACCAGGATGCTCATCAGCCCGAATTGCGGCATGTTGCGCGCCAGCGTGCCCATGAAGACGCCGATCGAGGCCGCCGCGAACAGGTAGAGCAGGGTGGCCGCGCCGAACAGCACGGCCGAACCCGGCACGACGACGCCGAGCACGCCCTTCACCACCACCTGCAGCGAGAAGGACGAGGCGATCAGCACCACGACGCCCATCGACCACACCTTGGACAGCATGATCTCGAAGGGCGTCACCGGCATCACCAGCAGGTGCTCGATGGTGCCGTGCTCGCGCTCGCGGATCAGCGCAGCGCCGGTCAGCAGGATGCCGAGCAGGGTGATGTTGTTGATGATCGCGGTGACCGCGGCGAACCAGCTTTCGGTGAGGTTGGGGTTGAACATCGCGCGCTCGACCAGTTGCACCGGCTGCACCGCGGTGCTGCGGTAACGCTGCACGAAGGCGCGGATCTCGTCATTGACGATGTTCTGGATGTAGCCGGTGCCGGTCTGCGCCTGGCTCTGGCGCGTGGCGTCGACGTTGAGCTGCAGCGCGGGCGCGCGCCCGGCCAGCACGTCGCGCTGGAAGTTGGGCGGGATGTCGAGCACGAAAGTGTGCAGGCCGGCGTCCATGCCCTTGTCGATGTCGGCCAGCGCCACGTGTTCGGGCGGGATGAACTGCGGCGGCTGCAGCGCGGCGATGATGCGGGTGGAGAGTTGCGACTGGTCCTCGTCGACGACCGCGATCGAGGCGCGGTGCAGGCTCTCGGGCTTGGCGCGGGCGTCGGCATACACCGACACGGTGAACATGAACACGATCAGGAACAGCATCGTCCAGTCGCCGAGCAGGCTGTGGAATTCCTTGATGCCGAGGTGCCAGGTGTTGTGCAGCGTGCGCTTGCGCGTGGCCATGGTCCGTCCTCCTCAGCGCGCCTGTTTCTTCAGCAGCAGCGCCGAAGCCACTGTCAGCACCGGAATCGCCACCAGCAGTGGCACGAAGGAGGCGCCCAGGTCGCCGAAATCGAGCGCCTTGGCGAAGGTGCCGCGGCTGATGGTGAGGAAGTGCGTCGTCGGGTAGATCTGGCCGAGCACTGCGCCCGCGCCTTCGAGCGAAGACACCGGGTCGAGCATGCCGGAGAACTGGATCGCCGGCAGCAGGGTGCCG
This genomic window from Thauera humireducens contains:
- a CDS encoding ABC transporter permease: MATRKRTLHNTWHLGIKEFHSLLGDWTMLFLIVFMFTVSVYADARAKPESLHRASIAVVDEDQSQLSTRIIAALQPPQFIPPEHVALADIDKGMDAGLHTFVLDIPPNFQRDVLAGRAPALQLNVDATRQSQAQTGTGYIQNIVNDEIRAFVQRYRSTAVQPVQLVERAMFNPNLTESWFAAVTAIINNITLLGILLTGAALIREREHGTIEHLLVMPVTPFEIMLSKVWSMGVVVLIASSFSLQVVVKGVLGVVVPGSAVLFGAATLLYLFAAASIGVFMGTLARNMPQFGLMSILVLLPLQILSGALTPRESMPDVVSGLMSLTPTTHFVSLAQGVLFRGAGIDVVWPEFLMVAAIGTLFFALAHHRLRSTIGKMQS